From a single Peromyscus maniculatus bairdii isolate BWxNUB_F1_BW_parent chromosome 4, HU_Pman_BW_mat_3.1, whole genome shotgun sequence genomic region:
- the LOC102914985 gene encoding olfactory receptor 5AK3-like, producing MAQGNDTKATDFYLLGFGVQHDTQYVLFIVFLVIYVTSMVGNTGMILLINTNSRIQTPMYFFLQHLAFVDICYTSAITPKMLQSFIVEDCSISYTGCVMQLLVYATFATSDCYLLAVMAVDRYVAICKPLRYPIIMSRQVCIQLVALSYLMGSINSSVHTGFTFSLSYCKSKHINHFFCDVVPIITLSCSNIDINIMLLIVFVGFNLMFTVLVIIFSYICIMAAILKMSSTAGRKKTFSTCASHLTAVTIFYGTLAYMYLQPHSDNSEENMKVASVFYGIVIPMLNPLIYSLRNKEVKEGFKAMSTKFFRLNANP from the coding sequence ATGGCACAAGGAAATGACACCAAAGCCACTGACTTCTATCTTCTAGGATTTGGGGTCCAGCACGATACTCAGTATGTCCTCTTCATTGTGTTTCTTGTCATCTACGTGACCTCCATGGTGGGTAACACTGGGATGATCCTTCTCATCAATACTAACTCCAGAATTCAgacccccatgtacttcttcttACAACATCTGGCTTTTGTTGATATCTGTTACAcatctgccatcactcccaagATGCTGCAGAGCTTTATTGTAGAAGACTGTTCCATATCATATACAGGATGTGTAATGCAATTGTTGGTATATGCCACATTTGCAACCAGTGATTGTTACCTCCTAGCTGTTATGGCAGTGGACCGTTATGTGGCAATCTGTAAGCCCCTTCGCTACCCTATAATCATGTCTCGACAAGTTTGCATCCAGTTGGTAGCTCTTTCTTATCTCATGGGATCAATAAATTCCTCAGTACACACAGGATTTACATTTTCATTGTCATACTGCAAATCAAAACACATCAATCACTTTTTCTGTGATGTTGTCCCAATCATCACCCTTTCATGCTCCAACATTGACATTAATATCATGCTGCTTATTGTGTTTGTGGGATTTAACCTGATGTTCACTGTGTTGGTTATTATCTTCTCCTACATATGCATCATGGCCGCCATCCTAAAGATGTCCTCCACAGCAGGGAGGAAGAAAACCTTCTCCACGTGTGCCTCCCACTTGACAGCAGTCACCATTTTCTATGGAACCCTCGCTTACATGTACTTACAGCCTCATTCTGACAATTCTGAGGAGAATATGAAAGTGGCCTCTGTGTTTTATGGCATTGTGATTCCCATGTTGAACCCTCTGATCTATAGCTTAAGAAACAAGGAGGTCAAAGAAGGTTTTAAAGCAATGAGCACAAAGTTCTTTAGATTGAATGCAAATCCTTAA